A genomic region of Caenorhabditis elegans chromosome V contains the following coding sequences:
- the marc-1 gene encoding RING-CH-type domain-containing protein (Confirmed by transcript evidence) — MGETTSINSAISSNSSLSLASTQVQSPEKPVRPAWLLASFSESTTSGSRRICRICQMHEGDMVRPCDCAGTMGDVHEECLTKWVNMSNKKTCEICKSEYTNSGAQFKPIKQWSKPKCSLNNIFHVLIIVLLGLLISYVVIVMEERCFYKRIIEKNMYARPDDTGRICVIIILSLAILNNVYTLIAQFIRYLKSQRQIRFINKHLTI; from the exons ATGGGTGAAACAACATCTATCAACT CTGCAATTTCAAGTAACAGTTCGTTGTCTTTGGCAAGCACACAGGTTCAATCACCAGAGAAACCAGTGAGACCGGCATGGCTACTTGCATCATTCTCTGAATCGACAACTTCTGGATCTCGTAGAATTTGTAGAATCTGTCAAATGCACGAGGGAGATATGGTTAGACCATGTGATTGTGCTGGAACG ATGGGTGATGTGCATGAGGAATGTCTCACGAAATGGGTAAACATGTCAAACAAGAAAACCTGTGAAATTTGTAAATCTGAATACACGAATAGTGGTGCTCAGTTCAAGCCAATCAAGCAGTGGAGTAAACCAAAATGctcattaaataatattttccatgTTCTGATCATAGTTCTTCTTGGACTTTTGATTTCATACGTGGTAATTGTAATGGAAGAACGATGCTTTTACAAAagaattattgagaagaaTATGTATGCTCGCCCAGATGATACTGGAAGAATTT GTGTGATTATAATTCTCTCCCTGGCAATTCTCAACAACGTATACACTCTGATTGCTCAATTCATTCGCTACTTGAAGAGTCAACGTCAAATTCGTTTCATTAATAAACatttaacaatttaa
- the sta-2 gene encoding Signal transducer and activator of transcription b (Confirmed by transcript evidence) — protein MSSVVSDQMDIESSSAFSPAEPVVDGAFVSKHNLSAEAYQGFKECADSLLSGKIAQNEQLPFIQRTLQICENVILNFEDEKQHLMSDVLLVWAMKQQKLSIATLHTQQLHYKELDLINLQFEYFGELLQQTLSGLDYLKQYYPNVGFEEVHSKVRNLTHYFLYYSIIVSRQPPSVIVKCGEAENHRRSRFWFNTEIRILGGSAFGIDTNNENSNVNCYLITDETAKQLLNNAYLDIFESEEFCIEPNTSTFQKKDARGIKAKFDDMKVAKKVALRRDSVATKRYCLCYNIQLQTNCGIELVGKKVSLPFAVLVGPKADVEAKLFLERSFADLVRHPLSDIPTHVSCAEMADALEMKFQAIIETPQKNTDGPSVVQPRKFNMQTKQHLVMRMKPNNQGFLPLDNFMKLPVAEEFQHKKSASAEGDWKLVPFYDWFFKLAEITNKYLYSMWYDGLVYGFCSKEDAENILRCIPRSVLLVRFSDIEYGKIKISVKNRNGEIRHHWYEHADLNARSLNSELLSNHKFSDVDLIYPDIDLEVALGGRNKPRIRLPRNLAPDEIYFDNQGAAT, from the exons ATGTCGTCGGTGGTATCTGACCAAATGGACATTGAGTCCTCTTCTGCATTCTCCCCAGCCGAGCCAGTTGTAGATGGAGCATTCGTGTCAAAACATAATTTGAGCGCGGAAGCATATCAG GGTTTCAAAGAATGTGCAGATTCCCTTTTATCGGGGAAAATTGCCCAAAATGAGCAACTCCCATTCATTCAACGAACGCtgcaaatttgtgaaaatgtgATCTTGAATTTCGAAGACGAAAAACAACATTTGATGAGCGATGTACTTCTTGTATGGGCTATGAAACAACAGAAGCTTAGTATTGCAACTCTTCACACCCAACAATTACATTACAAAGAATTAGATTTGATCAATTtacaatttgaatattttggggAACTTTTGCAACAGACACTCTCAGGACTTGATTACTTGAAGCAATACTATCCGAACGTCGGATTTGAAGAGGTTCATTCAAAAGTTCGCAATTTGACCCATTATTTCCTTTACTACTCAATCATTGTCAGTCGTCAACCACCATCAGTGATTGTTAAATGTGGTGAAGCAGAGAATCATAGAAGAAGCAGATTCTGGTTTAATACTGAGATAAG AATTCTTGGTGGATCCGCTTTTGGAATTGATACAAACAATGAGAATTCAAATGTTAATTGTTACTTGATTACCGATGAGACTGCTAAGCAATTACTAAATAATGCTTACCTTGATAT ttttgaatctGAAGAATTCTGTATTGAGCCAAACACATccacgtttcaaaaaaaagatgcaAGAGGAATAAAAGCGAAATTTGACGATATG aaagttgcaaaaaaggTTGCACTTCGTCGAGATTCCGTTGCTACAAAACGATATTGTCTGTGCTATAATATTCAATTGCAAACAAATTGTGGAATTGAACTTGTCGGAAAAAAG gtTTCGCTTCCATTTGCTGTTCTTGTTGGTCCAAAAGCAGATGTTGAGGCAAAATTGTTCCTCGAAAGATCTTTTGCTGacttg GTCCGCCATCCGCTTTCGGATATTCCCACTCATGTATCTTGTGCTGAAATGGCTGATGCTctggaaatgaaatttcaagcaATCATAGAAACACCTCAAAAAAATACTGATGGACCTTCTGTTGTTCAACcgagaaaattcaatatgCAAACAAAACAACACTTGGTGATGAGAATGAAACCAAATAATCAAGGATTTTTGCCACTTGATAATTTTATGAAG cttccgGTTGCAGAAGAATTCCAGCATAAGAAAAGTGCCTCTGCGGAAGGGGATTGGAAATTGGTGCCATTCTACGACTGGTTCTTTAAACTTGCAGAAATTACAAATAAGTACCTATACAGTATGTGGTATGACGG CTTGGTTTATGGGTTTTGCAGTAAAGAAGACGCAGAGAATATTTTGAGATGCATACCGAGAAGTGTTTTGTTGGTTCGATTTTCGGATATTGAATACggaaaaattaagatttcaGTAAAGAATAGGAATGGTG aaattcgTCATCACTGGTACGAGCACGCTGATCTAAATGCTCGATCCCTGAATTCAGAACTTCTTTCAAATCACAAGTTCTCCGACGTCGATCTCATTTATCCAGACATTGATCTAGAG GTTGCTCTCGGAGGACGGAATAAGCCACGTATTCGACTTCCACGCAATCTTGCTCCCGACGAAATCTATTTTGATAATCAAGGAGCCGCCACTTGA